One Nocardia iowensis DNA window includes the following coding sequences:
- a CDS encoding alpha/beta hydrolase: MDAQQQGASWLDRFDRAGYNTFAPGWPGDADTADATRGDRPLLRRSIAQQLLGSGLASAGVAIAPAQFRGVFTLPLAQVRSALPVLSRPWLRTQRRGRTRRRAITASSPSEIPRRESDNLFATQQHPRPRQPIFQAGVANFAPHSEASVDTKSARGPLLLLAGGRDRTVPEATVHSAYRIQPKNLGVTELTVFSDRGHAMPVDLGWREVADTALDFLAEQNLGPQLLH, from the coding sequence GTGGATGCACAGCAGCAGGGGGCTTCGTGGCTCGACCGGTTCGACCGCGCGGGATACAACACGTTCGCACCGGGCTGGCCCGGCGACGCCGACACCGCCGACGCCACCCGTGGTGATAGGCCACTCCTTCGGCGGTCGATCGCGCAGCAACTCCTCGGCTCCGGCCTCGCCAGTGCGGGTGTCGCGATCGCGCCCGCCCAGTTCCGTGGTGTTTTCACGTTGCCGCTCGCGCAGGTGCGCAGCGCGCTCCCGGTGCTCAGCAGGCCATGGCTGCGCACGCAAAGACGTGGTCGCACACGCCGGAGAGCTATCACCGCTTCTTCGCCAAGCGAGATCCCGCGCCGGGAATCCGACAATCTGTTCGCCACGCAACAGCATCCCCGCCCCCGCCAGCCCATCTTTCAAGCGGGCGTGGCCAATTTCGCGCCGCATAGCGAGGCGAGTGTCGACACCAAGAGCGCCCGCGGGCCGCTGCTGTTGCTGGCGGGCGGTCGCGATCGCACCGTGCCGGAGGCAACTGTGCACTCCGCGTACCGGATTCAGCCTAAGAACCTTGGCGTCACCGAGCTCACCGTCTTCAGCGATCGTGGCCACGCCATGCCTGTCGACCTCGGTTGGCGCGAAGTCGCTGACACGGCACTGGATTTCCTCGCTGAGCAGAATTTAGGTCCGCAACTTTTGCACTGA